A region from the Gymnogyps californianus isolate 813 chromosome 14, ASM1813914v2, whole genome shotgun sequence genome encodes:
- the LOC127021791 gene encoding C-terminal-binding protein 2, whose protein sequence is MDRHKVKRQRLDRICEGIRPPIVNGPMPARPLVALLDGRDCTVEMPILKDVATVAFCDAQSTQEIHEKVLNEAVGALMYHTITLSRQDLEKFKALRVIVRIGSGYDNVDIKSAAELGIAVCNIPSSSVEETADSTLCHILNLYRRVTWLHQAMREGNRASSVEQIREVAGGAVRIRGETLGIIGLGRVGQAVALRAKSFGFNVIFYDPYLPDGVERSLGLQRVGTLQDLLMHSDCITLHCSLNEHNHHLINDFTIKQMRQGCFLVNTARGGLVDEKALAQALKEGRIRGTALDVHESEPFSFAQGPLKDAPNVICTPHTAWYSEQASIESREDAAKEIRRAITGHIPDALRNCVNKEYLLLAAQWSSIDPATVHPELNGAAAYRFPPGVVGVATPGLPEPPVVEGIVAHGIPPVSHSAPRTPSPGETSKLDADREIPADQ, encoded by the exons aTGGACCGGCACAAAGTGAAGCGGCAGCGGCTGGACCGGATCTGCGAAG GCATACGGCCTCCTATTGTGAATGGCCCAATGCCAGCACGGCCACTGGTTGCACTCCTGGATGGACGAGATTGCACTGTGGAGATGCCCATCTTGAAGGATGTTGCTACAGTGGCATTTTGTGATGCTCAGTCAACTCAGGAAATCCATGAAAAG GTGCTGAATGAGGCAGTAGGAGCTCTGATGTATCACACCATTACCCTTTCTCGTCAGGATCTGGAGAAATTCAAAGCCCTCAGGGTCATTGTGCGTATTGGCAGTGGCTATGACAATGTTGACATCAAATCCGCTGCAGAATTAG GCATCGCAGTTTGCAAcatcccttcctcctcagtAGAGGAGACTGCTGACTCCACCCTCTGCCACATCTTGAACCTCTATCGCCGTGTTACTTGGCTACATCAGGCTATGCGGGAAGGGAATCGAGCCTCCAGTGTAGAACAGATTCGAGAGGTGGCTGGAGGTGCTGTGCGTATCCGTGGGGAGACTTTGGGCATCATTGGACTAG GCCGAGTTGGACAGGCAGTGGCTCTGCGAGCCAAGTCCTTTGGCTTCAACGTGATTTTCTATGATCCCTATCTGCCGGATGGAGTGGAGCGATCCTTGGGTTTACAACGAGTAGGAACCCTGCAGGATCTACTAATGCACAGCGATTGCATCACATTGCACTGCAGCCTGAATGAACATAACCATCACCTCATCAATGACTTCACTATTAAACAG atgCGCCAGGGCTGCTTCTTAGTGAACAcagcccggggagggctggTAGATGAGAAAGCCTTAGCGCAAGCCTTGAAAGAGGGGAGAATCCGAGGAACAGCATTGGACGTGCATGAGTCTGAGCCTTTCAG ctttGCTCAGGGGCCCTTAAAAGATGCACCCAATGTCATCTGCACCCCTCACACTGCCTGGTACAGTGAGCAGGCTTCCATTGAATCCAGAGAAGATGCAGCTAAAGAGATCCGCAGAGCTATTACAG GTCACATACCCGATGCTTTGAGGAACTGTGTTAATAAGGAGTACTTGCTGTTAGCAGCTCAGTGGTCCAGTATTGATCCTGCAACTGTCCACCCAGAACTCAACGGAGCTGCAGCTTACAG GTTTCCTCCAGGAGTAGTGGGAGTAGCCACCCCTGGGCTACCAGAACCGCCAGTAGTGGAAGGGATTGTAGCTCACGGGATCCCtcctgtttctcactctgcacCGCGTACCCCTTCCCCAGGAGAGACGAGCAAACTGGATGCAGACAGAGAGATTCCTGCAGACCAATAG